Proteins from one Caldivirga sp. genomic window:
- a CDS encoding MFS transporter, with amino-acid sequence MGASNITEQGVFNWRNVIGSMLGWGLDAYDFVAYSFVAPIIKGLFFGQLGNLGSMLATLAVFSISLVVRPLGGVFFGNISDKIGRRYVLYITMLGAGLSSFLMGFLPTYAQAGLAAIILLLILRFAVGFFLGGEYSSSGIMSVESVTKWRGLASGIMQAGFDIGIFGVTFTYTIVATYLPQSAMATIGWRIVFWSGIVTTIVAFIFRRRFLTESPEWEKTEKVESPYKSLFRNYWLPMLTILLATMGFLYEYYVMLELSPFILQNVLNYPDKLAGLILTVLSASDAVGSVFGGVLVDWLRSSKNALLVASISILVLIYPTMYGVLIVGNGWLVLLWDFLAVLPVGVMQVYIRDLLPANVRSTGAGLGYNGGTWLAAWAAIIATLMASASTKPQPWLPSITINTLIGVVLMIASFVLATKVTKSLTSK; translated from the coding sequence GTGGGGGCAAGTAATATTACGGAGCAGGGTGTGTTTAATTGGCGTAATGTAATTGGTTCAATGCTTGGCTGGGGGTTAGATGCTTATGATTTCGTAGCCTATAGTTTCGTAGCACCCATTATTAAGGGCTTATTCTTCGGCCAGTTAGGTAACCTGGGGTCAATGTTAGCCACATTAGCCGTCTTCAGCATCTCCCTAGTAGTTAGGCCACTTGGTGGTGTATTCTTCGGTAACATATCGGATAAGATAGGTAGGCGTTACGTGCTGTACATTACGATGCTTGGCGCTGGCTTATCAAGCTTCCTAATGGGCTTCCTACCAACCTACGCCCAGGCAGGATTAGCCGCAATAATACTACTACTCATCCTAAGGTTTGCGGTTGGCTTCTTCCTGGGAGGTGAATACTCTTCCAGTGGCATAATGAGCGTGGAAAGCGTGACTAAGTGGAGGGGGTTGGCTAGTGGTATTATGCAGGCCGGGTTCGATATAGGTATATTTGGGGTTACCTTCACGTACACTATTGTTGCAACATACCTACCCCAGAGCGCAATGGCCACAATAGGTTGGAGGATAGTCTTCTGGAGTGGTATAGTGACAACCATAGTGGCCTTCATCTTTAGGAGGAGGTTCCTAACGGAATCACCTGAATGGGAGAAGACCGAGAAGGTTGAGAGCCCGTACAAGTCATTATTTAGGAACTACTGGTTACCAATGTTAACAATACTCTTAGCAACAATGGGTTTCCTGTACGAGTACTACGTTATGCTTGAGTTATCACCATTCATTCTTCAAAATGTCTTGAACTACCCAGACAAATTAGCTGGCTTAATCTTAACAGTTCTTTCTGCGAGTGATGCAGTGGGCAGTGTGTTTGGTGGCGTACTCGTTGATTGGTTAAGGAGCTCCAAGAACGCTCTCCTAGTTGCCTCAATATCAATACTAGTGTTGATTTACCCAACCATGTATGGTGTATTAATAGTCGGTAACGGTTGGCTAGTGCTCCTATGGGACTTCCTAGCAGTACTGCCTGTCGGGGTTATGCAAGTTTACATTAGGGACCTATTACCTGCCAACGTAAGATCCACTGGTGCTGGTTTAGGGTATAATGGTGGAACCTGGTTGGCTGCCTGGGCCGCAATAATAGCCACATTAATGGCATCGGCATCAACTAAGCCTCAACCATGGTTACCCTCAATAACCATAAACACGCTAATAGGGGTTGTGCTGATGATAGCGAGTTTCGTATTAGCCACTAAGGTAACTAAATCATTAACCTCAAAGTAA